One Streptomyces sp. NBC_01237 genomic region harbors:
- a CDS encoding winged helix-turn-helix domain-containing protein, whose amino-acid sequence MANTRTFSTASAATAAPAAATTARPLSPNRHRLRAVDRDEVVRISDVADFLPPGATWLPAPQHTLPALPGHPPMIGYLVLVPADQQPAIAGAVAASQHRQADRTGERQFDRADRLPVAQHFVPEAVDAAQPAGPVRIDATRRTAAVDGRTLDLTYLEFELLAHLVAHPHRVHTRDQLVTTVWGYGHVGDGRTVDVHVARLRRKLGAEYRRSIQTVRRVGYKYAP is encoded by the coding sequence ATGGCGAACACTCGTACCTTCTCCACCGCTTCCGCTGCCACCGCGGCGCCCGCCGCGGCCACCACCGCCCGCCCCCTCTCCCCCAACCGGCACCGGCTGCGCGCCGTCGACCGTGACGAGGTCGTCCGGATCTCCGACGTGGCCGACTTCCTGCCGCCGGGTGCCACCTGGCTGCCCGCGCCTCAGCACACCCTTCCCGCGCTGCCCGGCCACCCGCCGATGATCGGTTACCTGGTGCTCGTACCGGCCGATCAGCAGCCGGCCATCGCCGGAGCGGTCGCCGCCTCCCAGCACCGGCAGGCCGACCGGACCGGTGAGCGGCAGTTCGACCGGGCGGACCGGCTGCCGGTCGCCCAGCACTTCGTACCGGAGGCGGTCGACGCGGCCCAGCCGGCCGGGCCCGTCCGGATCGACGCGACCCGGCGCACCGCCGCGGTGGACGGCAGGACGCTGGATCTGACGTACCTGGAGTTCGAGCTGCTGGCCCACCTGGTGGCGCATCCGCACCGGGTGCACACCCGCGATCAGCTGGTGACCACGGTCTGGGGCTACGGGCACGTGGGCGACGGGCGCACCGTCGATGTCCATGTGGCCCGGCTGCGCCGCAAGCTGGGCGCCGAGTACCGCCGCTCCATCCAGACGGTCCGGCGGGTGGGCTACAAGTACGCCCCCTGA